The bacterium DNA window ATAGTATTGAGTCACTTATTAAAAAAAAACCAGAAATAATTGTCAATGGTTTTGACCCTGAAAATCTGAATGTTTCAGGCGTGGTATTAACCGATAAATTTACAATTACTTATACAGGTACTATTTATACTAATAAGCAGGACCCTGAAAAATTTTTTATTGCTCTCAGAAATTTAATTGATAAAAAATTAATTGAGAGAAAGGATTTAGAAGTAAGATTTTATGGAAAGATTTTAAATTGGTTAAAAAACGACATAGAAAAATATGGACTTAATGATATAGTAACGCAATATGGGACTGTATTTAGGAGTGAGGTACTGTCCAGACAAAAGGAATCTCATGTTCTTTTGTTTTTTAACTGGGAAGACAGGGAGAAAAAGGGGCTATCTCACTTAAAGTTTTTTGAATATCTGTCTGCACAGAGACCAATTCTTGCCAGCGGAGGGTTTGTTGGTGATGAGATAGAAAAAATACTCCTTAAGACAAAAACAGGCGTTTTTGCCCCCACAGTTGAGAATATTACAGATGCTCTTTTAAATTTTTATAAGGAATATAAGCAAAGTGGCAAAGTTTTTTATTACGGCAGGTTAAATGAAGTCAAAAAATATAGTTATTATGAAGCGGCAAAGAAATTTTCCATTGTCTTGAGCAGAATAACTAAGGAGCACTATGAGTTTAACGCGATATAAAATGTACAAGAGAATATCAGAATGTCTTAAAGAACCGATAAGGGGAAAAATTTTAGGCATAAGTAGTATAACTAATTTCTATCCATTAATCGATAAAGAAAGAAGTGAAATTATAGTAACAGAGTACCCGGAAATAGATATGCAGAATTTGCCTTTTGCTGAAAATAGTTTTAATTATGTAATAAGTGACCAAGTAATAGAACACCTTGAAAATCCTCAGAAAGCAATAGATGAATCATACAGAGTATTAAAAGAGGATGGTATGGTGATACATACAACCTGCTTTATGAACTATATACATGTTGCCCCAAAAGACTTCTATCGTTTTTCTCCAGACGCATTAAAGTATCTCTGCCGTAATTTTTCAGAAGTAATGCAGTGTGAAGGTTGGGGAAATCGTGTGGCAATTCTTATCTGTTTTATGGGTGAGCGGTTTAGAAGTATAAATATTCCAGCAAGCCGGTTCAGTATAAAAAATATAATTGCCAATTATAATGAGGAACACTATCCAATTGTTACCTGGATTGTGGCAAAAAAGTAATATGGAGCATGAGAAAAAATTTAATTTGCAATTTGAAGTTGAACAACGACATTTTTTAGAGAAACTTGATTTTGTTGATTGGTTTCGGTATTTTTACATCATCAAAGAAGTGATTGACTTTACACCAGATAATGTTCTGGAAATCGGAGTCGGGAGTGGGATGGTAAAAAATTGCCTCAAACCTATTGTTAAAAATTATATGGTGATGGATGTCAACAAAAATCTTCAGCCTGACATCGTAAACGATGTGCGAATTTACCAAGATAGATTGAAGTGTAAATTTGAATGCGTAATTGCCGCTGATATTCTTGAACATATGCCATTTTCCGACTTAGAGAGAAGTTTAAAAAATATTTATTCATACTTAAAAAATAAAGGGATAGCAATTATTACAATTCCACACCGCCGTACTAATTTTTTATTTATGACACCTACAAATAAACCGCATGTTTTTACTCTACCAACAGGATTTTTAAGTCCGGGTGCATTTTACCGCAGATTTATAAAAAGAAAGATATGGATTGACCCTGACCATTGCTGGGAAATAGGTGACGGTAGAATTAAGAAACATGATGTCGAAACATTATTTAAAAAATGCGGTTATGAGATATATAAATTCAGAAAACTTTTTTATGTTGACTTTTGGGTTTTATTTAATCTGAGGACAAAAATTGGAAATGTTTGAAAACGGCTAAGGTTTAGAATGCCACGCCTTGCTCAAG harbors:
- a CDS encoding class I SAM-dependent methyltransferase, giving the protein MSLTRYKMYKRISECLKEPIRGKILGISSITNFYPLIDKERSEIIVTEYPEIDMQNLPFAENSFNYVISDQVIEHLENPQKAIDESYRVLKEDGMVIHTTCFMNYIHVAPKDFYRFSPDALKYLCRNFSEVMQCEGWGNRVAILICFMGERFRSINIPASRFSIKNIIANYNEEHYPIVTWIVAKK
- a CDS encoding methyltransferase domain-containing protein gives rise to the protein MWQKSNMEHEKKFNLQFEVEQRHFLEKLDFVDWFRYFYIIKEVIDFTPDNVLEIGVGSGMVKNCLKPIVKNYMVMDVNKNLQPDIVNDVRIYQDRLKCKFECVIAADILEHMPFSDLERSLKNIYSYLKNKGIAIITIPHRRTNFLFMTPTNKPHVFTLPTGFLSPGAFYRRFIKRKIWIDPDHCWEIGDGRIKKHDVETLFKKCGYEIYKFRKLFYVDFWVLFNLRTKIGNV
- a CDS encoding glycosyltransferase — encoded protein: MKKVLIIANLYHAFPRIPGISTYLPEFGWQATIVTPPLDDKAESQLGFPKQFLERARIIEVPYHGDIFWFWRKIFKLLGFEIKESITEQIKESVGIISKDSFIDFIMKWYQTFFAYPDTEKGWKKSALKSAGKVLRKEYFDVILSSIPFPTSHIVAYNIKKKFGLPWVADFRDTWTENPVYTFPNFRKRIDRRLEKKTMRYADAVVTVSLPYANSIESLIKKKPEIIVNGFDPENLNVSGVVLTDKFTITYTGTIYTNKQDPEKFFIALRNLIDKKLIERKDLEVRFYGKILNWLKNDIEKYGLNDIVTQYGTVFRSEVLSRQKESHVLLFFNWEDREKKGLSHLKFFEYLSAQRPILASGGFVGDEIEKILLKTKTGVFAPTVENITDALLNFYKEYKQSGKVFYYGRLNEVKKYSYYEAAKKFSIVLSRITKEHYEFNAI